Proteins co-encoded in one Arachis hypogaea cultivar Tifrunner chromosome 11, arahy.Tifrunner.gnm2.J5K5, whole genome shotgun sequence genomic window:
- the LOC112720312 gene encoding uncharacterized protein, which translates to MRTRNADSSSKSTTPKKAPPARKTAAKSAGESPAAKRNSTVKTRQIKKKEASPASNSIPDSNPDEPNSDEVVTTTPCSKRKPGRPRTKAVATPKLEEELKAVADETLVVDNSGDVEEAEKPQNVEVVDADNIDHEKEGHLEQVVECVGQSEEKEQKSMEVDETVKGNNAVEAEATASQDATMSSKQPERTLVDLNISVNEDDSMCQKEGEKEDEELNERDGREELKDQEQEKGDVELKEQEGEKGGEELKEQEAVNVKEELKEEDGDKGKEEVKDDEGETAKEETKEEETNITGHKECSNTDSAVMKDQSKEDFNTRKVGDEVTESSERLDFEEHGGEDIEEDPEEGPWEPPEENEALQEEHTELEAIANQRKSNKEHEIFVGGLDRDATEEDLRKVFKRIGEVVDVRLHKNSSTNKNKGYAFVRFANKEHAKRALSEMKNPVIRGKRCGTAPSEDNNTLFLGNICNTWTKEAIKQKLKDYGIDGVENITLVLDAKCEGLSRGFAFLEFSSHGDAMLAYKRLQKPDAIFGHPERSAKVAFAEPMREPDPEIMAQVKSVFINGLPPHWEEDHIREMLKSYGEIVRIVLARNISTAKRKDYGFVDFSTHEAAVACVEAVNKSELGDGASKIKVRARLSNPVPKTQAVKGGICGGFRIGHGRSGAFARSGRGYGRGRQPFNSWGNINRGRGVYHGGPRQIGRMDFRDDLDFNMYPDYHHRQFGPEGAMRGGHYPSNRGAAFAGPGPPRPYHDRAWGNIPAEGPSEPFPLRRPYSPGGQFNRPFSPGGQFNRPFMGRHFDDPYFYDDNVHGMKRPFYMTDPEPDYMGANRLRPRLDYADPSLFHENRHNDSYGAGSRQYPPDCYGSDYGRGPYSSFYGGDSSHGHGYYY; encoded by the exons ATGAGGACCCGAAATGCTGATTCCTCTTCCAAATCCACAACCCCGAAGAAGGCACCGCCGGCGAgaaaaaccgccgcaaaatccgCCGGAGAATCCCCTGCAGCAAAGCGCAATTCCACCGTCAAAACAAGGCAGATCAAGAAGAAGGAGGCCTCTCCCGCTTCCAACTCGATTCCCGATTCCAATCCCG ATGAGCCGAATTCAGATGAGGTTGTTACCACTACACCGTGTTCAAAGAGGAAGCCAGGGAGACCAAGAACTAAAGCAGTTGCCACACCTAAGCTGGAGGAAGAACTGAAGGCAGTGGCTGATGAAACTCTAGTTGTGGATAACTCTGGGGATGTGGAGGAAGCGGAAAAGCCTCAAAATGTTGAAGTTGTCGATGCTGATAATATCGATCACGAGAAAGAGGGGCACCTGGAACAAGTTGTTGAATGTGTTGGACAATCTGAAGAGAAGGAACAAAAGTCTATGGAAGTGGATGAAACTGTGAAGGGAAACAATGCAGTGGAGGCTGAAGCGACTGCTTCTCAGGATGCCACTATGTCTTCCAAACAACCTGAGCGAACTCTTGTGGACCTAAATATATCGGTGAATGAAGATGATTCTATGTGTCAAAAGGAGGGagagaaagaagatgaagagTTGAATGAAAGGGACGGTCGGGAAGAGTTGAAGGATCAGGAACAAGAGAAAGGAGATGTAGAGTTGAAAGAACAAGAGGGAGAGAAAGGAGGGGAGGAGCTGAAGGAACAGGAGGCAGTGAATGTAAAGGAAGAACTGAAAGAAGAGGACGGAGATAAAGGAAAGGAAGAAGTCAAAGATGACGAAGGAGAAACAGCAAAGGAAGAAACAAAGGAAGAGGAAACAAACATTACTGGACACAAAGAATGCTCTAATACTGATAGTGCAGTAATGAAAGACCAGTCGAAGGAAGATTTTAATACTAGAAAAGTTGGTGATGAAGTGACAGAGAGCAGTGAAAGGCTGGATTTTGAAGAACATGGTGGGGAGGATATTGAGGAAGATCCAGAGGAAGGTCCATGGGAACCTCCTGAAGAAAATGAGGCGCTCCAAGAGGAGCATACGGAATTGGAGGCCATTGCAAACCAGCGAAAGAGTAACAAAGAACATGAGATATTTGTTGGAGGGCTTGACCGTGATGCTACAGAGGAAGATCTGAGAAAAGTTTTTAAGAGGATTGGGGAGGTAGTTGATGTCAGGTTGCATAAGAATTCatcaacaaataaaaataagGGCTATGCATTTGTGAGGTTTGCTAATAAGGAACATGCTAAGAGAGCATTGTCAGAAATGAAGAACCCAGTT ATACGTGGTAAAAGATGTGGGACTGCACCCAGCGAGGATAACAACACATTATTCTTGGGAAATATTTGCAATACGTGGACGAAAGAAGCT ATTAAACAGAAGTTGAAGGATTATGGTATTGATGGGGTTGAAAACATTACGCTTGTGCTAGATGCTAAATGTGAAGGATTGAGCCGTGGCTTTGCATTCCTTGAGTTTTCTAGTCATGGTGATGCAATGCTTGCGTACAAGAGGCTTCAAAAGCCTGACGCGATCTTTGGGCATCCTGAGAGAAGTGCCAAGGTAGCCTTTGCTGAGCCTATGCGTGAACCAGACCCAGAGATAATGGCACAGGTTAAATCTGTGTTTATTAATGGTCTTCCTCCTCACTGGGAAGAAGATCACATCAGGGAGATGCTTAAATCTTATGGTGAAATTGTAAGAATTGTACTAGCAAGGAATATATCTACAGCCAAGAGGAAGGATTATGGATTTGTTGATTTCTCAACACATGAAGCTGCTGTTGCATGTGTTGAAGCTGTAAATAAGTCTGAATTGGGTGATGGGGCATCAAAG ATAAAAGTGAGAGCTAGGCTATCAAATCCGGTGCCTAAAACACAAGCTGTAAAAGGTGGCATTTGTGGTGGGTTCCGAATAGGTCATGGAAGGAGTGGAGCCTTTGCAAGATCTG GAAGGGGTTATGGGCGGGGAAGGCAGCCCTTCAACAGCTGGGGAAATATTAACAGGGGTAGGGGTGTCTATCATGGTGGACCCAGGCAAATAGGGAGAATGGATTTCCGGGATGACCTTGACTTTAATATGTATCCAGATTACCATCATAGGCAATTTGGTCCTGAAG GAGCTATGAGGGGTGGACATTACCCAAGTAACAGAGGTGCTGCATTTGCTGGTCCTGGTCCACCTAGACCTTATCATGATAGAGCATGGGGTAACATCCCTGCAGAAGGCCCGAGTGAGCCTTTTCCTTTAAGGAGGCCATATTCCCCAGGCGGACAGTTCAACAGGCCATTTTCACCGGGTGGACAGTTCAACAGGCCATTTATGGGAAGGCATTTTGATGATCCGTATTTTTATGATGACAATGTGCATGGGATGAAACGCCCATTTTATATGACT GACCCTGAACCTGATTATATGGGAGCTAATAGACTTCGCCCACGATTGGATTATGCAGATCCATCTTTATTTCACGAAAACCGTCACAATG ATTCTTATGGAGCTGGCAGCAGACAGTACCCTCCTGATTGTTATGGTTCTGAT TATGGTAGAGGGCCATATTCGTCTTTTTATGGAGGTGATAGCTCACACGGGCATGGATACTACTATTAG